One part of the Mya arenaria isolate MELC-2E11 chromosome 3, ASM2691426v1 genome encodes these proteins:
- the LOC128229051 gene encoding myosin-11-like isoform X2, whose amino-acid sequence MGNQCCGNEHKEYQSGDEKSHKSKGASTSTSSKAASSNNEQARVNVQTRQPMPIKHSDWQNEVNENPRQESYQRPQSRDQHAPMKTEKPKQEQTKGLEKYKKKSKKAPKQPLTEGGNGIIHERLQREIDDLRKHNEESKHAADAEKTNRIKVEEELDQKKKELDSQTRELQTLQKQSDGLKKEIDDLKKEKSHEADKEKENNIVKDELKRTKEKLDSTTKQLQSLQQEGQDMSTHYKEIQRQLNDAEKVNTTFKSKLEDLEREKQNLLTRLSAAMSAKLTDNNPDIADLSDSNRPTKLAEFYSELYDNEWTNAFEVIKNKHSEDETIRMLLDVLVNVYTFCKKKAENDLKGLRVSIEKFSLNKQSSLQIVKKMKDERKKEYSSHLEEVLKEVQPVIQRTFNKEERNHANIVQYVERCVKICWLMVVQDPPLYIDSNVNTGGERFQTNVYKAYMVNGQYVDFVVWPVLYLHEKGNILCKGVAQGRATSTDSEPKPTNIDKHVEAKPDTRKQPEKPGGLEKNKPSFKKESNKSYVPEQSGTHTTRMTSQTPIHTGQTGEKDTIHKSHKTVILTKSNSITGKSKSSSERMSRAVKSGTSSNGNASEVSAKQRTSLTSTGTLYKL is encoded by the exons ATGGGAAATCAGTGTTGTGGCAATGAACATAAAGAATATCAAAGTGGTGATGAAAAATCCCACAAGTCAAAAGGTGCTTCTACATCCACTAGCAGTAAAGCCGCAAGTTCGAATAATGAACAGGCTCGAGTAAATGTTCAAACAAGACAGCCAATGCCAATAAAACATAGTGATTGGCAGAATGAGGTTAATGAAAACCCCAGACAAGAAAGCTACCAGCGTCCTCAGTCACGAGATCAACATGCTCCGATGAAAACTGAAAAACCCAAACAGGAACAGACGAAAGGGCTggaaaaatataagaaaaagagCAAAAAAGCACCTAAGCAACCCTTAACCGAGGGAGGTAATGGCATTATACATGAGAG ATTGCAAAGAGAAATAGATGATCTAAGGAAACACAATGAAGAAAGCAAACATGCGGCCGATGCTGAAAAGACAAACAG GATCAAAGTCGAAGAAGAACTCGATCAAAAGAAAAAGGAATTGGACAGTCAGACAAGGGAATTGCAAAC ATTGCAAAAACAATCAGATGgattaaagaaagaaatagacgatttaaagaaagaaaagtCACATGAGGCCGATAAAGAAAAGGAAAACAA CATTGTCAAAGACGAACTTAAACGAACGAAAGAGAAGTTGGATAGTACCACAAAACAATTACAAAG CTTACAACAGGAAGGACAAGACATGAGCACACACTATAAGGAAATACAAAG ACAACTGAACGATGCAGAAAAGGTTAACACTACGTTCAAATCAAAACTGGAAGACCTTGagagagaaaaacaaaacttacttaCAAG GCTGAGCGCTGCTATGTCGGCAAAGCTGACGGACAATAACCCCGACATCGCAGATTTGAGCGACTCCAATAGGCCGACGAAACTGGCTGAGTTTTACTCGGAGCTTTATGACAACGAGTGGACTAACGCATTTGAAGTGATTAAGAACAAGCACTCAGAAGACGAGACAATACGAATGTTACTGGATGTATTGGTT AATGTGTATACATTTTGCAAGAAAAAGGCGGAAAACGACTTGAAGGGTCTGAGAGTTTCAATTGAAAAGTTTAGCTTG AACAAGCAGTCTTCGTTACAAATcgtgaaaaaaatgaaagatgAAAGAAAGAAAGAGTATTCAAGTCACCTGGAAGAAGTCTTAAAA GAAGTACAACCCGTCATACAAAGAACCTTCAATAAAGAAGAACGGAATCATGCGAATATAGTACAATATGTGGAGCGATGTGTGAAAATATGCTGGCTCATGGTAGTGCAAGACCCGCCATTATATATTGATAGTAACGTAAACACAGGTGGTGAGAGGTTTCAGACGAACGTCTATAAAGCATACATGGTTAATGGACAGTACGTGGATTTTGTAGTATGGCCTGTGTTATACCTGCACGAAAAGGGAAACATTCTGTGTAAAGGCGTGGCACAAGGCAGAGCAACTTCAACGGATTCAGAACCGAAACCTACGAACATTGACAAGCATGTTGAAGCTAAACCTGATACACGAAAACAGCCTGAGAAACCCGGAGGTCTTGAGAAGAACAAgccatcatttaaaaaagagtCTAACAAGAGCTATGTTCCAGAACAATCTGGCACGCATACAACGAGAATGACATCGCAAACTCCAATACATACAGGACAGACTGGTGAAAAGGACACAATCCATAAGTCACACAAAACTGTAATTCTGACGAAATCAAACTCAATCACAGGCAAATCCAAGTCATCATCTGAACGCATGTCACGGGCTGTAAAATCTGGAACATCATCGAATGGTAACGCTTCCGAAGTATCTGCCAAACAACGTACTTCTCTCACATCTACGGGGACACTGTACAAATTatag
- the LOC128229051 gene encoding myosin-11-like isoform X1: MGNQCCGNEHKEYQSGDEKSHKSKGASTSTSSKAASSNNEQARVNVQTRQPMPIKHSDWQNEVNENPRQESYQRPQSRDQHAPMKTEKPKQEQTKGLEKYKKKSKKAPKQPLTEGGNGIIHERLQREIDDLRKHNEESKHAADAEKTNRIKVEEELDQKKKELDSQTRELQTLQKQSDGLKKEIDDLKKEKSHEADKEKENNSIVKDELKRTKEKLDSTTKQLQSLQQEGQDMSTHYKEIQRQLNDAEKVNTTFKSKLEDLEREKQNLLTRLSAAMSAKLTDNNPDIADLSDSNRPTKLAEFYSELYDNEWTNAFEVIKNKHSEDETIRMLLDVLVNVYTFCKKKAENDLKGLRVSIEKFSLNKQSSLQIVKKMKDERKKEYSSHLEEVLKEVQPVIQRTFNKEERNHANIVQYVERCVKICWLMVVQDPPLYIDSNVNTGGERFQTNVYKAYMVNGQYVDFVVWPVLYLHEKGNILCKGVAQGRATSTDSEPKPTNIDKHVEAKPDTRKQPEKPGGLEKNKPSFKKESNKSYVPEQSGTHTTRMTSQTPIHTGQTGEKDTIHKSHKTVILTKSNSITGKSKSSSERMSRAVKSGTSSNGNASEVSAKQRTSLTSTGTLYKL, translated from the exons ATGGGAAATCAGTGTTGTGGCAATGAACATAAAGAATATCAAAGTGGTGATGAAAAATCCCACAAGTCAAAAGGTGCTTCTACATCCACTAGCAGTAAAGCCGCAAGTTCGAATAATGAACAGGCTCGAGTAAATGTTCAAACAAGACAGCCAATGCCAATAAAACATAGTGATTGGCAGAATGAGGTTAATGAAAACCCCAGACAAGAAAGCTACCAGCGTCCTCAGTCACGAGATCAACATGCTCCGATGAAAACTGAAAAACCCAAACAGGAACAGACGAAAGGGCTggaaaaatataagaaaaagagCAAAAAAGCACCTAAGCAACCCTTAACCGAGGGAGGTAATGGCATTATACATGAGAG ATTGCAAAGAGAAATAGATGATCTAAGGAAACACAATGAAGAAAGCAAACATGCGGCCGATGCTGAAAAGACAAACAG GATCAAAGTCGAAGAAGAACTCGATCAAAAGAAAAAGGAATTGGACAGTCAGACAAGGGAATTGCAAAC ATTGCAAAAACAATCAGATGgattaaagaaagaaatagacgatttaaagaaagaaaagtCACATGAGGCCGATAAAGAAAAGGAAAACAA TAGCATTGTCAAAGACGAACTTAAACGAACGAAAGAGAAGTTGGATAGTACCACAAAACAATTACAAAG CTTACAACAGGAAGGACAAGACATGAGCACACACTATAAGGAAATACAAAG ACAACTGAACGATGCAGAAAAGGTTAACACTACGTTCAAATCAAAACTGGAAGACCTTGagagagaaaaacaaaacttacttaCAAG GCTGAGCGCTGCTATGTCGGCAAAGCTGACGGACAATAACCCCGACATCGCAGATTTGAGCGACTCCAATAGGCCGACGAAACTGGCTGAGTTTTACTCGGAGCTTTATGACAACGAGTGGACTAACGCATTTGAAGTGATTAAGAACAAGCACTCAGAAGACGAGACAATACGAATGTTACTGGATGTATTGGTT AATGTGTATACATTTTGCAAGAAAAAGGCGGAAAACGACTTGAAGGGTCTGAGAGTTTCAATTGAAAAGTTTAGCTTG AACAAGCAGTCTTCGTTACAAATcgtgaaaaaaatgaaagatgAAAGAAAGAAAGAGTATTCAAGTCACCTGGAAGAAGTCTTAAAA GAAGTACAACCCGTCATACAAAGAACCTTCAATAAAGAAGAACGGAATCATGCGAATATAGTACAATATGTGGAGCGATGTGTGAAAATATGCTGGCTCATGGTAGTGCAAGACCCGCCATTATATATTGATAGTAACGTAAACACAGGTGGTGAGAGGTTTCAGACGAACGTCTATAAAGCATACATGGTTAATGGACAGTACGTGGATTTTGTAGTATGGCCTGTGTTATACCTGCACGAAAAGGGAAACATTCTGTGTAAAGGCGTGGCACAAGGCAGAGCAACTTCAACGGATTCAGAACCGAAACCTACGAACATTGACAAGCATGTTGAAGCTAAACCTGATACACGAAAACAGCCTGAGAAACCCGGAGGTCTTGAGAAGAACAAgccatcatttaaaaaagagtCTAACAAGAGCTATGTTCCAGAACAATCTGGCACGCATACAACGAGAATGACATCGCAAACTCCAATACATACAGGACAGACTGGTGAAAAGGACACAATCCATAAGTCACACAAAACTGTAATTCTGACGAAATCAAACTCAATCACAGGCAAATCCAAGTCATCATCTGAACGCATGTCACGGGCTGTAAAATCTGGAACATCATCGAATGGTAACGCTTCCGAAGTATCTGCCAAACAACGTACTTCTCTCACATCTACGGGGACACTGTACAAATTatag
- the LOC128225581 gene encoding uncharacterized protein LOC128225581, with amino-acid sequence MANARSTNRMPGWMVVWFYITAIICTIDASFVVFRPHTLPGGWLHKFFFPYRYYIYTDQRYGDVTDSYVFTQSLMNYAEVILNIITLFYHYQRARATQCLAFTVSVMTFWKTVLYIAMFYELAGGKDYRGGNTLLEEVLLVLIPNGIWIIIPAMCMAALWSDLINGQSSSHVKRR; translated from the exons ATGGCGAATGCGCGATCAACAAACCGGATGCCAGGCTGGATGGTGGTGTGGTTCTACATTACGGCCATCATCTGTACAATCGACGCCAGCTTTGTAGTGTTCCGGCCACATACACTGCCCGGCGGCTGGCTGCACAAGTTCTTCTTCCCCT atAGATACTATATTTACACTGATCAGAGATACGGGGACGTGACTGATTCCTACGTCTTCACGCAAAGTTT AATGAATTATGCAGAAGTTATATTGAACATCATTACTCTGTTTTAC CATTACCAACGTGCAAGAGCAACACAGTGTTTGGCTTTCACCGTGTCCGTTATGACCTTCTGGAAGACTGTCCTTTACATTGCTATGTTTTACGAACTGGCGGGTGGCAAAGATTACCGAGGTGGGAATACGCTACTTGAAGAAGTTTTGCTCGTACTCATTCCAAACGGCATTTGGATTATCATACCCGCTATGTGTATGGCCGCGCTGTGGTCGGACCTCATAAATGGACAAAGTTCGAGTCATGTTAAAAGGCGCTAA